The Myripristis murdjan chromosome 4, fMyrMur1.1, whole genome shotgun sequence region GGACAAAGAGGGCTCGAGAGGAAGAGCTGATTTTTCTGGGAATGGTGAGTCAAATGGGCCATCACTTGACGCTAATTATCTTGCACTGTAAAAATAGGTCCATGGCTTCTCACAGAGCCACTAGTACTTGGAACTATAACAGCGACTGAATGTTAAATAATATGTATACTGTCAGATGCTTTATCTTCTCTAAATCATATGCACGGTTGTCAtgcttgagggaaaaaaaaaaaaacatccaagtaTCCAAGCATACTGGCATTCTGCTTCACACATATTTCTCAAAAGGAAGAAATATATTGGTGCTTACATCTTTAAGTAGAAGTGGGAAGAATATGTTTGTGCCTAGATAATTTTTTGTCTCTCAGCTTTTGACTTATGTGCCTTTATGAGGACCTGGAACAAACAAAGGAGTGAAGGCCGTTTCCATTAAAATATGATTGTTTCCTGCATGTCTCTCAGATCATGGATCCAAATCACCAGCAGCCCTGCCCTGCAACACTCACTACCCTAGCCAATAAAGTTTGTACACGAACTAAACAAGAGGAATACGAGGAAGACTACCAGAAATCCATAGTGGCCATCACAAACAAGCTACGAGTTGTGGAGGGGCCTGAAATGATGGAGACCATGAAAGAACAAATCCGACAGTGGTTCATTGAATGCCAGTACGATGGCCCAGAGGGGATTGTTGTGATTGTTTTGATATAATTGCGGCGTATTCACACAGTTAGACTATGAATTTAAGTAGTTGTGTTTTTACTGAATTTTATCCCcctttttgtgtgcatttcaaTAGTGATGCAACAGGATCTTTTCCAGACTACCcagatgaagaagaaggaggcTCAGCTCTTATCTTTGCTGAGAAAACCCCTCAACAGGTACAGCACACCTTCAATCAAATATATAatacactgcatgcttttacaGTAATTCACCTAAAAAgaagggagtttttttttttttttgagaatccatacgtatttttttttcagctgatggAAGAAATAGCtgcaaaggaagaggaggaagcaaaCGACAAGCCGaaagggaaggaagaaaaaaaagacaaggggAAGAAAGACAAGGGGAAGAAAGACAAGGGGAAGGATGGACAGGAGGTAAAGGCTTGCACATGTATGAAGTGcagctgtgttttactgtgttatGAACTGTAGCTGATTTCAGGATGTTTGCAACATGTGAGCCTTCTTCTGACccgtaggaggaggaggaggaggcagggctGAAGATGCTACCTTCAGCTTTTCTGTCTGATTTGGAAGTGGGAAACAAAACCTTTGAAGGTAGGCTGAATAAAGAAGGACATGGTAGTTGGTTATTGGAGTGAAAGGGAGCTTTACTATATTTACACCAACACTAGACACACATGGGCCACTTTCCTACAGTGCAGCTAGCTTGACAATATTAGTAGGTTTTAATTTTTAGCATTTTACTTTTGTTTAGAATGGAGGTCTTCAAATATATAGAAATTAGGCACATCTAGGGTTTAGATTTAGTTGAGGTCTAGTCCAAAACCATATACGTGGGAATCTGCAACCTAGGAATGAGCATATAACATGTCAGcgtgttttctcatttctctggGTATTCCCCAACTCTCAATATACATCGTTATTTACCCAAGATGAAGCCTGAATCAAATGTTTGGCAGATGTTTGGCAGAACCGCAGCGAGTCCACAAACTTCAGCCAGAGGCACGAGGCTGAGCTCAtcaaggaggagaagaggaaagagataGAGGCAGAGATTCGCCTTAAGGTGATGTTGACGGCAGAAACCCATGCAAAAAGTTTTGGAAGCATTTCTAGTTATGTGCAACACTTAAACTCAGCGACTGAAGTGAAATCCCATAGTTGTAATCCTACATTCTTATATTGTTGGATATTCAGATATAATGCTGTCATGAATTTCTGCTTTGGAAGACCAATAAAAATTCTATTCTGCCAAGGATGAGAGAATGATGCAGTGTTCTGGTATATATAAGTTGTATATATAAGTTGTCAGCACTGATATTTATAGTGTCTGTGTCACTGATGTTTAAAACTGATCAATGTGCTTTGCTATCTCTGTCTCAGGTGGATGAGCTGATGAGACAAGAGCTGGCCAACTGGAAGCTCGTTGTAGATAAAGACAAGGGTACCAGAGGAAATCCCAAGGTATTAACATGTGGAAGAGAAATAAGAGCAATCCACgtgctcattttttttattacactgaGCTGCGTGCTGATGATTTATTTTACTTCCTAGAAAAAGAAAGCATCCAAGAgtgggaagaagaaaaaaaaggacaaagatCTGACTGCTGATAGGTGAGGTTTGACTCTGCTGGCTGCTGGGCAGACTCGCAAGTGGTGGAGTGCAACTTTTTGTAGCATATCACCTCACGCACAGCATCGAGTTGTATGCAATCCACAGAATTAGCAACATGCAAATGCTTGAGAACGTGATGGCATCGTTTATTCACGTCTAATAGGAGTCTTGAGTCTCTGTGTCAGGAGCTGGTGGAACAGGGCTTGTTGAAAAAGGCAGATAATGTTAAGCTGCAGGATTACTTGGGTAAGAtatatatgttgttttgttgagaTTGGTGTGCAGACTTTCACAGCTACATTTTTCTTACTGTTTTCATAATCAAATGTCATCTTTTGATCTGTTCTGGCTTTTCAACActttatgaacaactgaaatCGATTATGCAGGCACATTGTGATCACAAACAAGTTGTAAAATCCTCAAGGGGTCTGGATTTGTTTTAGTGGTGATGTGCTGCCCTCTTCTGGTTTGCATTTGCCAAAACACCATTTTATTGAACCACAATctcaaactgttaaataacaaaacagtaATTAGATCTGGATATATATTTTCATCCTTTCCTGCAGTCTTCATGAAATACTTCTCATTAATATGGCTGGTCTCATAGTTGTTTCCTCTTGTTCCTAGGTGACTATAGCTACCTTGGGACCACGCTAAGGCAACATGACATCGAACCTATGCCGACGTTATCTGATGTGCGGCAGGTCTTAGCTTTGTATGCAGTTTTACCTTTAGGTATGATGGCAGATTCGTTCCTTGCATGCTTTGTGCTTGCAGTGCCATGTTTGAACCCAGCTCATAAGCTCTCTTACGCATAATCTTCTTCCCTGTTTCTACTGTATACTttaaaatgaagcagaaatacaaaagaccattttaaaaacaacattaagGATAACGCTTATTAATTTGAGGTTATTTGCCATTAAGAATAATGTCActataaaaaaacaacctttcaGCACAGAGCACTTTATAGTTAACATCATCGTTGGTGATGAGCTGTGTGTTGTTTGAAGGTTCCCAGGTTGTCCACGAGAAGGCTCCCCTCATCAAGGCCATCCTGCTGGCAGGGCCGGCAGGTGTGGGGAAGAAAATGTTGGTCCACGCCATCTGCCAGGAGACAGGTGCCAACCTGTTCGACCTGTCTCCTCTGAATATTGCAGGAAAGTACCCAGGCAAGAGTGGGCTTGCCATGATGCTTCACATGGTCTTTAAGGTAACGCAGTGGTATCCAGGCAAAACACCCCTCAGACTCGTTTTtagacaaaaaagtaaattaatgattaagttcatcattgtttttttgtttttttttttgagagagtgATTGTCTTGCCACCACGCTACAGTACAGGGCATGCGTAATGTTATGTCCTCACTATGgcatctgcgtgtgtgtttatgtgtagaCACATCCTCCAAAATGTGAACACAAGAACTTGATACCAATACAGGATAGAATTATAATACTTACTCTAGAAATTCCCCAGTTGAGTAGATAATCTAATTAGATTTTGGAGTATCCTACTGCATAAATAAGAAATATCTGATTTTCTTGAAACTGCTCTTTAATGATTTAATACACAGAGTTCATATTAATATCACCCATGTGTTAAGTGAAGTCAAGTATGTTGGCACAGAAGTATTTTTAAAGTAATGCATTCATGTTCGTAATTAATTATCGTATTAGCATAATTTATTGGGCAGCTTAAGTGCCTCACAATGCAATTTGGCCAGAAAtcaaatcacataaaaaaatcaaatcaaatcaaaagctAAGACAAGTCAAAATCATCTCTACACAGGTTGCAAGATTGATGCAGCCCTCAGTGATATGGATTGGAGATGCAGAGAAAATGTTCTACAAGAAAGTTCccaaggaagaaaaagaggtaTTCCTGACAAGGATAAAGACTGAGAGGCAATATTACCTTAATATGTTATATTAATTTGACAGTTATCAGAGCAGAAATGatgattgaaaatgtttttcatgtgtacTCAGTTAGATCCCAAACGTCTGAAGAAAGACTTGCCCAAGGTCCTCAAGTCGATCAAAGGGGAGGATCGTGTTCTTGTGGTGGGAACAGCCAAAGACCCGCTAAGTGCTGATATCAAGTCACTTTGTAAGATGTACAGCAAAATCATCCTCATCCCGAGACCCGACTACGGCTCAAGATATAGTAAGCATAAATGCATTTTGAGAGAAAGTTGAGATATCATGCCTCTATGCTCACATCAACAGATCATGAGTGACATTCCTGTTGGCATGACAAATGACCTTTGACTCTGTTTGTCTTCAGTCATGTGGGAGCAACTAATCAGAAAGAACGGAGGTGAGGTAACCAAAGCCCTGGACCTCAGCTCCTTGGCCAAGATTTCTGACGGCTACACACCAGGTCACCTGGTCCAGGTGATCCGCAGCATTCTGACGGAGCGTCGCATCCTGCAGCAAGCAAGGAGACCTCTGACTGCTGCTGAGTTTGTTGCCCCGCTAGCCAAGATCGATCCTGTGTTTCAGAACGAGGAAGAGGCCCTCAAAGTATAGTGGACATGTcatatttatgactttttttttatactttcatGTTTGTAGCTGTTTTAATGCTAATCGCTGTTAATTCACGCaagagatttgttttgttttccctttaatCGTTGATTTTCTTTATTCCTGTGTATCTCCAGAACTGGTATGCAAAGACTCCCCTGGGAAAGAAGCGAGCTAAGGCTGCCACAGgaaaggatgaagaggaggcaCCTGTCAAAGGCAAGGACgtaaagaagaaaggaaaaaaataagttaGTCATCATATATTTACCACAAAAAAATGGACTCGTATTCAGAATAGCGCTCTGTTTAAGTGTCTTTAGTCTCTGCAAAAACTAATAGATGaacatataaatgaataaataaataagtaaataaacaaacttgtAATAATAATCCTGTTTTCCTGTTGTGTGATTTTCTGCTAGTGGTTGCCAGTTAcagttacaattacaattatcaATGCTGTTGGAGTTCTCCACCCCTAGATAGCAGTGGGATCTTAATGGAGGATGCAGTCATAGTCACTTCTATTAAAAGAGATCTGAGGCCACAACTCTCACGCTCTACATGGGACTGGAGACAGTCTGTAAGGATGGGTACTAACCCCTGTCTTGTGACCATCAAATGCACTTGTAAGAATAGGGCATTATTATCAATTTGTCCAATTTTCTGAAATCACTAAAATAATCTATATCtgcattatgttttgttttcagtttataatTGGGGTTATTGTGCTTTGAACAATGTTACGCTGACCTACTACATTTATATTTAAGTAACTCATCATATACACCCATGTACCATGAACCAGACAAACAGTCTGAATATCAATTAACAGAAATTCAGAGGTCCAGCTGTAGTCGGCAGTCAACTCTCATGGCTAGTTGTCAGACTCAAGGCCACACTGTAATTAGATGTGCCAAGTCCGGCTGTACCCTTCACTTCAGTCAAGGGCATCTAATCTTATTCTGCTGTAGAGCAATGGCTGCTGGGAAACTGAAGCtgggttgtggtggtggtgatgttcatgacatttaaatgaaacaGTAGCTTGTTTTAGTTCACTCCATTCCTTAGGTACTCAACTTTCTAACTCTGTTTTCGGTTACCTGGCCTGGGTAACATCCTGAGGGCTTATGGCAAGGCAGTGACATGGTTGTGATAGGATTTATTGGTTAAACAGACCTAGATTCCCTCGCTAAGACTCGCTGTCAGGTGTGGACAGCATGGACCACAGGAAATGTGAGACACAGCGCGAGTGTTTCCAAACAAGTCTCTGGAGGCTTAGGTGGAGTGTTCAGCTGTTTTGTCAACTTCTAAATGCACTCAGCACATCCTCACATTGCCACAGTCCCCTCAGCGTCACTCTATTTTTAGCCTCCTTGAACCATCAATCGGACGTGAGGTCCCACCTTTAAAGCAAAATCTCAAGTTGATCAGTTAATCAGCATTATCCATTGACATGATTTCCCCAGGAGAGAGGTCATCCCGTTTAGAAAAGAGAATCCTAAAAATGCTAATATCTGTTGGATCTACAGAGCCAAATGCATTCAGGTATATCTTGACTGTCTCCCCGTTCCCGCTCACATCCCCAGAAAACTGATGAAGGCTTTATTAGAAATGAGGTTGTAGAAATCTGAAACGTGAGATTGCTTCGCCAACGTCTGGCCGCCATGCCACTCTCAGCGATGATGGGTTGTTTtttatgcagcagcagcagtacagcACAGAGATTATCCTGTCGATAGGGTTTCACTGGACTTAGTGGGACTCAGTGGCACTTGGACCTGTCTGTcaaacagaaggaaaaacaaTGCTGGGGAGCGCTGGCTTTgtcctgtctgactgtctggaCCAGGGAAACGCCACAAATTAAACCCTGTGTAAATTGCCAAACTTAACTTGAGGTATCTTAGAGTAGGAGGAGCTAAAGGTGGGTAGGTTGTCATATCAGACTTTTAAACTGGAGTAAATATTTGTATAACTGTTATTATAAGTGCTTCTTCAGCTGTTAATTTTGAGCTCCATCATTACAAACATACAGTAGCAAACCATATTATCCTTGACTATAAAGTCAGCAATAGACTTCGCTAAGGAATGCAGGTCAGGTGTTACTGAAGAGagaatgtgttttagtgtgtgcaGAGGCGCAGGTGTATCTGTAACTGCATTTTTGCGTATATACAGACACGGACTCATTCATAGGTGACGGCCCTGTGAAATGGGAGCTTAGTATCGCTTAATCTCTGGTGACCTTTCAACCGTAGTTCCAGCGGAAACTCCCTATGGACGTCCAAGCAGTTTGATCTCTAACTCGAGGCTTAAGCGACTGACAGATATGGGTCACCATGGCAAAGAGCACATGATTAAATCACATCAGTCATCTTTAGTGTGCAGAATTTGCTGCTGCCATCTTGGCCAGCCCCCCTTGCTGAAGGAGATCTTTGATGTCAGTGGGATTAACctggtggtaaaaaaaaagaaaaaaaaaagaaaaaagctctgATATAATTTTCGGTCAAAGAGCTGCAATGGAAATCAATGCATCACAACACATTTGcttgtacattttttaacatgcaatttttttcacattcaccTACATCATTACCTTGAACACTTTACAACTTGGTTCTATTTGATAATGCCTTGGATGTTAATTTAAATCGAAAAATCtttatatctataaatatataaagtTTAGTTTTGGTTTAGGTAGAGGTTCTGTTGATGCTGGATGTGAGTTTCCTCACACTATTAAAGCCAAGGCTATCTTAGCCCTCATAATGACAGAAAGCTATTTTGGAGGCTCGTGTGTAGAGAGAGATATGTCAGCTGTTCAGTACTAGGCTCCAtcaatgcaggaaaaaaaaaaagagaaagcactATAGGCTCTCTGCTTTGGGGACCAGGACACAGCCTGCTAACCTGGGTATGTTCTCCTCTGGCCAAACTTTTGTTGTTAATATTAAAGGACTTAGGAGAAACAAGACAAAGCTTGGATAGatctgtggatgttttttttcccatcttttggTGTCCATGTGAAAGTGGGTTATATGCTTTCTCAGCGCAGCGAGAGGGAATGCAAAATGAtatttttcttggaatataGCTGTACAAACTGAAGGTGGGTGTACTGCAGGTGGCCTAGCACGGTCCTGTAttgtttttggtattttggctGAGTCTCTATTCATTATGATTGTTTGTATACCTCAGGAGAGCTGGTGGGGCAAAACTACAGTATAATGGAATGTGGTGCGTATGGAATAGTCCTTAAAGCGTATTTTGTGCAGTTGTATTAATTAAAGAGAAAGGTCTTGATAGTCAAATCATTGGTTAGCTGTTATGAGTTTACTCTACTCACTGCAGTGGTATTGTTTTGGCTGTATTGTAAGTCTTTTTTGCTGGCCTTGAAATTCTCTCATTAGACATACATCATGTTGAATACCAATGAAGGTAATGTGGATTGCATTGATTGCAAATGGAGTGTTGCTGTATGACGCAATAACAGATAAGGTGGTGATGTAATGATCTAGGATGCTCGTCCCCCATGACGTACTCAGACAAGCTCATGTTCCTGATGGTAGCTGTTAGGAGCCAGCCTCTCAGAGAGGTGTTGTGTTCTCAAATGTCATatcaatcagttcagttcagtgccAGTTCTCCTTTAgcccttttgttttgtttcttcctcctctcagtTTGGCACAGCCTGATGGAGGTGGCATTATAGCCGAGTCTATATTGGTGGTGCTGAGCTCAGCCACGCGAGGTGACAAAGATTACTCTGCTCTTCATAACTGAAAAGGGTTGGCACGCCGACACAGAGATCAACCATGTGAGAGTAATGTCCATCTTGATGGGTCAAAACCTTCCCAGGCACCCGAGCTGCCATTTTGGACGGGATAGATTGTGAGAATGTATCATTTTTAGCCTGAAAGGAATTTGTCTTGCACATGAAACCTGGATTTGTCTTGAGCATGGGTTCAAAACATGTCCACTGCACACGCTGCTGATTCATTGCATAAATTAGACACTAGTTCACGCACGCATTGCATAAATTGTGCATCAGTTCATCCACAAAAAATAACAGGACATTCCTGGAAAGAATTCAGTACTTGAATGCAAAGTATGAATGAGATGCTAAAtgattgtttttaaattgtggtCTGAAAGCAGGATTGAATATTATGAGAGATCATTAGTGATTTTCTTAGCGAGAAACTGatatattatgttttatttattgtattatagTCCTAACCCCACAGTCCCCTTAGATATTAAAGTGGTGGAAAGCCAAAGAGATTCCTGCATCATTGAGAGAAGACAAGCATTTTGACAAGAACTGGTTTGGCCATTCAACCAGCTCAGTCATGGGAGACAATAAAACTGGAGGAATAGTAGCGGCTGCAAGTAAGTGGTCTTTGTCCACAGAGTTGTGACTTTCCAAATTATTGTACCGGGAGTGGGTGTCTTTTGACTCGGACAATGTTTATGTGACtttgcatacatgtgtgtcAGAGAACCGTCTGCAGGTGGTGAAGGGGTTAGAGGACatggtggtgtgtgagtgtgagagctgctccctCGAGGTGACCCTCAACCTGGCCTACATAGAGGGTGTGTGGACTAGGGACGGGACCCAGCTCAAGTCTAAGCCCACCTGTCGTATCAGCACCCACGGGAAAAGACACAGCCTCATACTGACCAGGGTGGCTTTGGGAGACGCAGGCCTGTTCTCTTTTCAGGCCAATGGCATTCAGACCTCAGGGAGACTCATTGTCACAGGTAAGCTggtacatacagtggtggaaaaaagttttcagacaccccatgcatttgtgaaatactgcattaagaatcactcttaggtcttcaagtgcaatttcttttagtacagtcacagccaaaatactaaacaaatcctaaaaaagccattaaaaacttaaaattgattggttccataaaaacacataagaaattttgagtattgggtcattttggtaccagtgatgaaggtcgttctttttattaaaagacacaatttttgttgccaagcttggtgtctatataaagccagcacatttgaaagttcttcagacacaaaaatggctaaaacaaggaacctaacgcaggaaacacgcctgaagataaagattctcagccaggaaggttacagctgccgccagatagccaggaagtgcagatgcagtccttcagcagttggatacactttgcagaaatacagacaaaccaacagcttggaagacaaaccaagatctgggcgtccgagggtttcttcagcaagaaatgaccgcattctgatccgcatgtgcaggcaaaaccgccgaatgacatcacaggagcttcagcagcagtggtcaaaccaaattGGTGTCCAGTgctccacccgcactgtacgtggccgacttttagatcatggcttaaggtcctacaaggctatcaagaagcccctgatcaatgagagacagaggctagcccggcgttgtcggcccaggcacacaagaactggacagccaggaactggacgaagattctgtggtcagaagaatttgtcaagaatttagttttgttagtttttcttgtaaacaataaacaaaaaaaaaatgtaatttgtatttgtttgtatctgtctaatgcagccacacattttgaaacacaaaaaaagatttttccacaaatatttcatgataatatttgagattgtgtaaaattttaagggtgtccgaaaacgtttttccaccactgtatagtCAACAGTATAGTAGCTGAGTCTGATTCAGGACTGAAACCGGGTTtggtcaagtcaagtcatggaCAAGACCAGAGTAAATCAAGGCCACAAAACCAAATTGATAAGACAATTACCATGTTACTGCACTCCAAATATACACACTGGATGGAGAAAATGTAGTAAAGCACAGTATTTTTACTTGTTGCTCTTGTGCAATAAACAATTTAGTCCAAGACCATCCAACAAATTAAATCATCAAGAAAAGATCAGTAGACCAGACTTGAACAATACAGCCTGTGACTGAAATCACAGTTGTGGTTGAgtctctttttgtgtgtgttcacctgtgATCGTATGCCAGCCAGAGACATATACATAGTGAAAGAGCTGGAGGATGTTGAGACAATGGAGCGTCAAACTGTAAACTTCCTGTGCGAGGTCAACCAGGTGGATGTGGACGGCCGCTGGTACAGAGATGACAGCAGGATCCGGCCTGGAGACAACATCAAGATCAGACAGCAGGGTTAGTATGTGCCCACTTGGGCTTTTATGAAACCAAACTAACGGTTAATTGCTTGGCTTGGTGATAATATCCAAAACACTCTGGACTCTATGATAAACAAGGGGTCACAATGTTACTCTGAGCAAATAGAGGCAAAAATGCAATGTAAAgcaaataagtaaacaaatgaaatattttactttGATTTGACTGCAGGTAAAACTCATACCCTCACCTTCAAGTCAGTCAGGCCAGAGCATGCTGGGGAGATCAGATTCACTGCAGAGCGGGTCTCATCCTATGCAACTCTCACAGTAAAAGGTAAGCCGTGTGAATTCCTTTATTTCACATCTGACTTGAATCCAGCAGTTTCAAGTCAGCAAACCTGTCATGTCTTACAAAATACGCTTAAAACGCATTACCTACAATTAAATTCAAGTTTTTAAATTAgtatacatcacatttttgcACCTCAATCACAAGACTGGTGATATATTTATGACAATGTACTGACTGTAGGTAAGCAATGGTCCAATCAACTGGCTTCAAAAACCTATTTACATATTTTCCTTGTCCTCATGTGCCCAAAGCCACAGTCCTGATGCAATTCTTTAAGCACTGTTTGCATCAGAGATACAGCACTTTCCACAGCACAGCACTTTCCATGTGTATCATGTTCTAATGCATGTTCTAAGCATGTGCCCTTCTCCTTCAGAGCTACCGGTCCAAATAGTGCGTCCTCTGAGGGTCAAGATAGCCATGTATCGCCATCGGGGACTGCTGGAGTGTCA contains the following coding sequences:
- the LOC115358476 gene encoding dynein regulatory complex protein 11 isoform X1 — encoded protein: MSQRTYNKLWAGAQVELSSLLTQELPPQPLRPERDRVVFFQRVATLYVRYLQIFRQLVEAHDQVVHPQKRSVIRMILDGVMGRVLELKNEMVEKEFSEYHYMDDVLQDLKLTPEAIEIPIPRYFLSERSKEIQERKVMLTNIFNIMDVTEDPNSLLTRSLSQEEAIKIIQVAERARQGRLRAKLIGEIHRVMDRQWGTKDTGPDDIELAVVCIQRVWRGYIQRKRTKRAREEELIFLGMIMDPNHQQPCPATLTTLANKVCTRTKQEEYEEDYQKSIVAITNKLRVVEGPEMMETMKEQIRQWFIECHDATGSFPDYPDEEEGGSALIFAEKTPQQLMEEIAAKEEEEANDKPKGKEEKKDKGKKDKGKKDKGKDGQEEEEEEAGLKMLPSAFLSDLEVGNKTFEDVWQNRSESTNFSQRHEAELIKEEKRKEIEAEIRLKVDELMRQELANWKLVVDKDKGTRGNPKKKKASKSGKKKKKDKDLTADRSLESLCQELVEQGLLKKADNVKLQDYLGDYSYLGTTLRQHDIEPMPTLSDVRQVLALYAVLPLGSQVVHEKAPLIKAILLAGPAGVGKKMLVHAICQETGANLFDLSPLNIAGKYPGKSGLAMMLHMVFKVARLMQPSVIWIGDAEKMFYKKVPKEEKELDPKRLKKDLPKVLKSIKGEDRVLVVGTAKDPLSADIKSLCKMYSKIILIPRPDYGSRYIMWEQLIRKNGGEVTKALDLSSLAKISDGYTPGHLVQVIRSILTERRILQQARRPLTAAEFVAPLAKIDPVFQNEEEALKNWYAKTPLGKKRAKAATGKDEEEAPVKGKDVKKKGKK
- the LOC115358476 gene encoding dynein regulatory complex protein 11 isoform X2, with the protein product MSQRTYNKLWAGAQVELSSLLTQELPPQPLRPERDRVVFFQRVATLYVRYLQIFRQLVEAHDQVVHPQKRSVIRMILDGVMGRVLELKNEMVEKEFSEYHYMDDVLQDLKLTPEAIEIPIPRYFLSERSKEIQERKVMLTNIFNIMDVTEDPNSLLTRSLSQEEAIKIIQVAERARQGRLRAKLIGEIHRVMDRQWGTKDTGPDDIELAVVCIQRVWRGYIQRKRTKRAREEELIFLGMIMDPNHQQPCPATLTTLANKVCTRTKQEEYEEDYQKSIVAITNKLRVVEGPEMMETMKEQIRQWFIECHDATGSFPDYPDEEEGGSALIFAEKTPQQLMEEIAAKEEEEANDKPKGKEEKKDKGKKDKGKKDKGKDGQEEEEEAGLKMLPSAFLSDLEVGNKTFEDVWQNRSESTNFSQRHEAELIKEEKRKEIEAEIRLKVDELMRQELANWKLVVDKDKGTRGNPKKKKASKSGKKKKKDKDLTADRSLESLCQELVEQGLLKKADNVKLQDYLGDYSYLGTTLRQHDIEPMPTLSDVRQVLALYAVLPLGSQVVHEKAPLIKAILLAGPAGVGKKMLVHAICQETGANLFDLSPLNIAGKYPGKSGLAMMLHMVFKVARLMQPSVIWIGDAEKMFYKKVPKEEKELDPKRLKKDLPKVLKSIKGEDRVLVVGTAKDPLSADIKSLCKMYSKIILIPRPDYGSRYIMWEQLIRKNGGEVTKALDLSSLAKISDGYTPGHLVQVIRSILTERRILQQARRPLTAAEFVAPLAKIDPVFQNEEEALKNWYAKTPLGKKRAKAATGKDEEEAPVKGKDVKKKGKK